From the genome of Kaistella daneshvariae, one region includes:
- a CDS encoding DUF488 domain-containing protein, which produces MNFVSNLKNTVYTIGHSTRSFEEFLALLRSFNIKVLADIRKMPGSRKFPQFDQDELKKSLEENGIQYVYLENLGGRRKLSAKSKNTTWRNKSFQAYADYMETKFFEVGADNLKEFAAEKPTAMMCSEAVWWRCHRSMVSDYLKAECWEVLHIMSEGKATEHPYTSPARIVDGKLVYTPEE; this is translated from the coding sequence ATGAATTTTGTCAGTAACCTAAAAAACACCGTTTACACCATTGGTCATTCTACCAGAAGTTTTGAGGAATTTCTGGCGCTGTTACGTTCGTTTAATATTAAGGTTTTAGCAGACATCCGAAAAATGCCGGGTTCCCGGAAATTTCCGCAGTTTGATCAGGACGAGCTGAAAAAATCCTTGGAAGAAAACGGAATTCAATATGTTTACTTGGAAAATTTGGGCGGCAGGCGAAAATTATCTGCAAAATCAAAAAACACCACCTGGCGCAACAAGTCTTTCCAGGCTTATGCCGATTATATGGAAACCAAATTCTTCGAAGTAGGTGCTGATAATCTGAAAGAGTTCGCTGCAGAAAAACCTACAGCAATGATGTGTTCCGAAGCGGTTTGGTGGCGCTGTCACCGCTCCATGGTGTCCGATTATCTGAAAGCTGAATGTTGGGAAGTGCTGCATATTATGTCGGAAGGAAAAGCAACAGAACACCCATATACTTCACCCGCTAGAATTGTTGATGGAAAGCTGGTTTACACACCTGAAGAATAG
- the tsaD gene encoding tRNA (adenosine(37)-N6)-threonylcarbamoyltransferase complex transferase subunit TsaD, which produces MSDSIILGIESSCDDTSAAVLKGNKILSNIAANQKIHMEYGGVVPELASRAHQQNIIPVVNQAFIKANIQQNEISAVGFTRGPGLLGSLLVGTSFAKSLAMALNVPLIEVNHLQAHILAHFIDDANPKPPAFPFLCLTVSGGHTMIVLVRDYFDMEIIGKTIDDAAGEAFDKIGKIFGLDYPAGPIIDKLAKKGDGSSFNFNKPKLDAYNYSFSGIKTSVLYFIQKEIKKNPAFIAENLENLCASVQKSIVEILMDKLEKAAADYGIKEVAIAGGVSANSGLREAMQKNAEKLGWNIYIPKFEYTTDNAAMIAMVAKLKYDLGEFADLTVSATARYDIEENFKKNF; this is translated from the coding sequence ATGAGTGACTCAATAATTTTAGGTATAGAATCTTCTTGCGACGATACCTCTGCAGCTGTTCTCAAAGGTAATAAAATCCTGTCCAATATTGCGGCCAACCAAAAAATCCATATGGAATATGGCGGCGTGGTTCCGGAGTTAGCTTCGCGCGCGCATCAGCAGAATATTATTCCGGTGGTAAATCAAGCGTTCATCAAAGCAAATATACAACAAAATGAAATTTCCGCCGTAGGCTTTACCCGCGGTCCCGGCCTGCTGGGTTCGCTGCTTGTGGGAACTTCTTTTGCTAAATCTTTGGCGATGGCACTGAATGTTCCTCTGATTGAAGTTAACCACTTGCAGGCGCACATTTTAGCACATTTTATTGACGATGCAAATCCTAAACCACCCGCGTTTCCATTTTTGTGTTTAACGGTTTCCGGCGGGCATACCATGATTGTTTTGGTAAGAGATTATTTCGATATGGAAATTATCGGGAAAACCATCGATGATGCTGCAGGCGAAGCCTTTGATAAAATCGGGAAAATTTTTGGTCTCGATTATCCGGCCGGACCGATCATCGATAAATTAGCAAAAAAAGGCGACGGAAGCAGTTTTAATTTCAATAAACCAAAACTCGACGCCTACAACTATTCTTTCAGTGGAATCAAAACTTCGGTGCTGTATTTCATTCAAAAAGAAATCAAAAAAAATCCCGCCTTTATCGCCGAAAATTTGGAAAATCTCTGTGCTTCGGTCCAGAAATCGATTGTCGAAATTCTGATGGACAAACTGGAAAAAGCGGCCGCTGATTATGGAATTAAAGAAGTTGCGATCGCTGGCGGCGTTTCCGCAAATTCCGGTTTACGCGAAGCGATGCAGAAAAATGCTGAAAAACTCGGCTGGAATATTTACATCCCGAAATTTGAATACACCACCGATAATGCCGCAATGATTGCCATGGTGGCAAAACTGAAGTACGATTTGGGCGAATTTGCGGATCTTACGGTTTCTGCCACAGCGCGATACGATATTGAAGAAAATTTTAAAAAGAATTTTTAA
- the ric gene encoding iron-sulfur cluster repair di-iron protein: protein MLTTEKTIGEMVAEDFRAAQVFRKYKIDFCCKGNRTIEEACENKKYLAEDIYKDLEKVSEAKAENIDFNSWPLDLLADYVEKTHHRYVEENSTVLIQYLNKLCKVHGDRHPELFEITRLFTESAQELAAHMKKEELILFPFIKKMVAAKASGELLVKPHFGTVENPVAMMKDEHTTEGERFVKIAELTNNYQFPDDACGTYQVTYRMLDDFEQDLHKHIHLENNILFPKAIALEKTF from the coding sequence ATGTTAACGACAGAAAAGACAATTGGTGAAATGGTAGCGGAAGATTTCCGCGCAGCACAGGTTTTCAGAAAATACAAAATAGATTTCTGCTGCAAAGGAAACAGAACCATCGAAGAAGCCTGTGAAAACAAGAAATATCTGGCTGAAGATATTTACAAAGATTTAGAAAAAGTATCAGAAGCAAAAGCTGAAAATATCGATTTCAATTCCTGGCCGCTTGATTTGCTTGCCGACTATGTAGAAAAAACGCACCACAGATATGTAGAAGAAAATTCTACGGTGCTCATTCAATATTTAAATAAATTGTGCAAAGTGCACGGCGACAGACACCCGGAATTATTTGAAATCACCAGATTATTCACTGAAAGTGCTCAGGAACTGGCAGCACACATGAAAAAAGAAGAACTCATTCTTTTCCCTTTCATCAAAAAAATGGTAGCGGCAAAAGCAAGTGGTGAACTTTTGGTAAAACCTCACTTCGGAACGGTAGAAAATCCCGTTGCGATGATGAAAGACGAACACACTACCGAAGGTGAGCGTTTTGTGAAAATCGCGGAGTTGACAAACAATTACCAGTTCCCGGACGATGCTTGCGGAACTTACCAGGTAACTTACAGAATGTTGGACGATTTCGAACAGGATCTTCACAAGCACATTCACCTGGAAAACAATATCCTTTTCCCTAAAGCAATTGCTTTGGAAAAAACTTTCTAA
- a CDS encoding RsmE family RNA methyltransferase, giving the protein MKLFFGEIFPEVKINEEEQTHILKVLRMRTGEEIFVTDGNGNLAKGNLVLEGKKVLLEVSEIQENLPDFSPKLHIAIAPTKNIDRIEFFVEKATEMGISEITLLQTEKTERKNLNIEKLRKQSVSASKQSLRFHFPVINDLTKFSDFIKVLDSSKTYVAHCNENLERIDLKLLRQAQQNSVEEITFLIGPEGDFSDKEIQILAEKGVKAVSLGNQRLRTETAGIFVAAWNYSLM; this is encoded by the coding sequence ATGAAGCTTTTTTTTGGAGAAATTTTTCCCGAGGTTAAAATTAATGAAGAGGAACAGACGCACATCCTGAAAGTTTTGCGGATGCGAACCGGCGAAGAGATTTTTGTTACTGATGGAAACGGAAATCTGGCCAAAGGAAACCTGGTTTTGGAAGGAAAAAAAGTGTTGCTTGAAGTTTCAGAAATTCAGGAAAATCTGCCCGATTTCTCGCCAAAATTACACATCGCCATTGCGCCGACAAAAAACATCGACCGAATTGAATTTTTTGTGGAAAAAGCCACCGAAATGGGAATTTCGGAAATTACCCTTTTACAAACTGAAAAAACCGAACGCAAAAATCTGAACATCGAAAAACTGCGAAAGCAAAGCGTTTCCGCCTCGAAACAGAGTTTGAGATTTCATTTTCCCGTGATCAATGATTTGACGAAATTTTCAGATTTTATTAAAGTCCTTGATTCTTCAAAAACTTACGTGGCGCACTGCAATGAAAATCTGGAAAGAATCGATTTGAAGCTGCTTCGGCAGGCTCAACAGAACAGCGTTGAAGAAATCACTTTTTTAATCGGTCCGGAAGGTGATTTTTCCGATAAAGAAATTCAGATTTTAGCTGAAAAAGGCGTAAAAGCGGTGTCACTTGGAAACCAAAGACTCCGCACGGAAACAGCGGGAATTTTTGTGGCAGCGTGGAACTATTCTTTGATGTGA
- a CDS encoding RrF2 family transcriptional regulator produces MFSKACEYAIKATIYIAQKSLQDHRVNVKEVAGAVDAPEAFTAKILQQLCRANILASNRGKQGGFTFEVAKQKETKIYDVVRLIDGDGIFTKCALGLHQCSSLNPCPVHNDFKPVRENLTAMTQNYSFYDLALRTENGLAWLK; encoded by the coding sequence ATGTTTTCCAAAGCGTGCGAATATGCAATTAAAGCCACCATTTACATTGCACAGAAAAGTCTTCAGGACCACCGTGTAAATGTAAAGGAAGTTGCTGGCGCTGTAGATGCGCCGGAAGCTTTTACTGCGAAAATTTTGCAGCAACTGTGCCGTGCAAATATTTTAGCTTCCAACCGCGGAAAGCAGGGAGGATTCACTTTTGAAGTTGCAAAGCAGAAAGAAACCAAGATATATGACGTCGTTCGGCTCATCGATGGTGATGGCATTTTCACCAAATGTGCGCTGGGCTTGCACCAGTGTTCATCGCTAAATCCGTGCCCGGTGCACAACGACTTTAAACCTGTGCGTGAAAATCTTACAGCAATGACGCAGAACTACTCCTTTTACGATCTAGCGCTGCGTACCGAAAACGGCTTGGCCTGGCTGAAATAA
- a CDS encoding translocation/assembly module TamB domain-containing protein yields the protein MANLENNNDNEDKKSVAENLGDSVQKGVENVQNTVKETVKGAANLASDAINKPAETAGEFVHQAAKDVTSYTWWAKLLLILFWTALFLVASFIVIVSLPATKNWAAQKVIEKLNRDMKSQMSFESVDVNYFGDIHIHDVAIKDYKGFKFLKAEELYADSDWFKILSNSRNLQFQSLSLKKMDLKVITYKNDSISNFIRFVDLFNTPSPSTPREPFQLKSRIFISDSKVSIFSENHENPEEGQWLKAENVNLVVPELRVNGSNVFAQINNLRFTAERYGKKHYVDTFSADFSLTDQFLGLKDMTFNTDHSLLQGDLKLSLNNGTFSDFTDKVRWDMTLMQGSQLSGYDLSYFVTDWDNYKPINISGNMTGPLNKFYLDNFLVRNPSVNIKTKTMKVTNILKGNFQIETNTLSTDFTYKDLKAMMPTFISSKMKNFADDFGRLKFDGAARVNPKQVYVPNGRLITGIGQAKINNFYLDDYSTDLPKYRGYAEVNDLNTSVITKNKQVGLISGKFNVQGQSFDVNTMKLRTRSQISRIEIMDKFVHNVYLEGVLDHRKYNGIINVNDAQAKAQVKGLIDFSTSKLFADVNANVDYLNLNFFTGAKGTQAVSGKVDGKLSMTNINDLTLDAELGNVNFATNSQKFHIPNAHVKAFFENGNRIVSVDAPGAVNGRIAGKYNLGDLAGMVQNGLGKILVGPAPRKVYRGQHFTMDFDIEQNLVNYFMPDLRIPKGASVDGSYDGNSNNLVLNVDASQLKYLMTKKEDITAADRALAKANPEYKITERDKITRDSAMIDDLMVRINTANLDEQIYAKISRIEYNQNILKDITLSGRNENNRVLHIATNFKHGTPEQEIKQELKEYAINLNQTTDGAGNYVFRFEPTSVTFNNVAWNIDTDPALNHSITYRKKTGDFLIQNLRIYSDTSELFLEKSIFKSAKDFSAEGEVRNLDIAKVMALVQNENTLDLKGVANGTFNIKMDKNNLEPLINVDIDDIFMNGKAMGKIQIETKNSAIPNVFDVDVRVQSATGSLIGANDLHLTGTINNNTASPTLDLVAKMNDFDVAFAQQFVTGIFSNLRGKAFGDLRITGSLSDVDYSGDIALKKFGLKLDFTGVDYSMEDTVVSLSKGLAILNDIGIRDGRNNSKGSISGAIQFETLASMGVNLVLRADNLMLLNTTQKDYDLFWGRVYGTGTLYVDGPVSALNISTPEMRALNNSVFTFNSNSTSNVEEFKMLRFLKRDDNGEITVEKKKKSSANMNVDFSLAVDKGTTVNVLVGDDIGDISVRGNSERLRFTMSRTGAISMNGNYFVDSGTFVSKAILNRTFHITKGSSIRWDGDAMAPQLDIDATYLRTVTNAGQYLNMGSLQPINVLLSTKITQTLNNPKIVLGVSAQDVSSNLKETLAEKMSNEDEKIIQFGSVLVMNSFTVGNSAFDINLGNTLETSGYNMLFKQLGSVLNTISNEFQVDLNYLKGDAGSNTGDRANASVSFALSPRVTVKTGLGIPISKSENTGADYLSGEGIIEYDWSKKNDGSRLLRAYSKPTNIGLNGTAAANAGANQSYGVGVVYSKSFNTIFKRKKKPKSPQSGKSDAKTESVKIDTIK from the coding sequence ATGGCAAATTTAGAGAATAATAACGATAACGAAGATAAAAAATCGGTCGCGGAAAACCTTGGTGACTCGGTGCAAAAAGGCGTGGAGAATGTGCAGAACACGGTAAAAGAAACCGTGAAAGGCGCAGCAAACCTGGCTTCTGACGCTATTAACAAACCGGCAGAAACTGCGGGAGAATTTGTGCATCAGGCAGCCAAAGATGTTACCAGCTACACCTGGTGGGCGAAACTTTTGCTTATCCTTTTCTGGACTGCGCTTTTTCTTGTGGCATCGTTTATCGTCATCGTAAGTTTGCCCGCAACCAAAAACTGGGCAGCTCAGAAAGTGATCGAGAAACTGAACAGAGACATGAAATCGCAAATGTCTTTTGAAAGTGTAGATGTAAATTATTTTGGTGATATCCATATTCATGACGTTGCCATCAAGGATTATAAAGGTTTTAAATTTCTTAAAGCTGAAGAGCTGTATGCCGATTCCGACTGGTTTAAAATTCTGAGCAATTCCAGAAACCTCCAGTTTCAGTCGCTTTCACTGAAGAAGATGGATTTGAAAGTTATTACCTACAAAAACGACAGTATTTCGAATTTTATCCGTTTTGTAGATTTATTCAATACACCGTCGCCCAGCACACCGCGCGAACCTTTTCAGCTAAAATCCAGGATATTTATTTCCGATTCCAAAGTTTCTATTTTTTCTGAAAATCATGAAAATCCCGAAGAAGGACAGTGGCTGAAAGCAGAAAACGTGAATTTGGTCGTGCCGGAACTGCGGGTTAACGGTTCCAACGTTTTTGCACAGATCAATAACCTGAGATTTACCGCCGAACGCTACGGCAAAAAACATTATGTAGATACATTTTCCGCAGATTTTTCGCTTACAGATCAGTTTCTCGGTTTGAAGGACATGACTTTCAATACTGATCACTCTTTGCTTCAGGGGGATTTAAAATTAAGCCTCAATAATGGCACTTTTTCCGATTTTACCGATAAGGTGCGCTGGGACATGACTTTAATGCAGGGCAGCCAGCTCAGCGGCTATGACCTCAGTTATTTCGTGACCGATTGGGATAATTATAAGCCCATCAATATTTCCGGGAACATGACGGGACCGCTGAATAAATTTTACCTCGATAACTTTTTGGTGAGAAATCCGTCGGTGAACATCAAAACCAAAACGATGAAAGTGACCAATATTCTCAAAGGAAACTTTCAAATCGAAACCAATACGCTTTCTACGGATTTCACCTACAAAGATTTAAAAGCCATGATGCCGACTTTTATTTCTTCGAAAATGAAAAATTTTGCAGATGATTTCGGGAGATTGAAGTTTGATGGTGCCGCGCGCGTGAACCCGAAACAGGTTTATGTACCAAATGGGCGCTTGATTACGGGAATTGGTCAGGCCAAAATCAATAATTTTTATCTGGACGATTACAGCACAGACCTACCAAAATACCGTGGTTACGCCGAAGTAAATGATTTGAATACATCTGTAATTACCAAAAATAAACAAGTTGGTTTAATCAGCGGAAAATTCAATGTTCAAGGTCAAAGTTTTGATGTAAATACCATGAAACTCCGCACCAGATCGCAGATTTCCAGGATTGAAATTATGGATAAATTCGTTCATAATGTGTATCTGGAAGGTGTACTGGACCATCGAAAATACAACGGAATTATCAACGTAAATGATGCGCAGGCAAAAGCGCAGGTTAAAGGTTTGATTGATTTCAGCACTTCAAAACTTTTTGCTGATGTTAATGCCAACGTTGATTATTTAAACCTGAACTTTTTCACCGGCGCGAAAGGAACACAAGCTGTAAGCGGAAAAGTGGACGGCAAGCTTTCGATGACCAATATCAACGACCTGACTTTGGACGCGGAACTTGGAAATGTAAATTTTGCCACAAACAGCCAGAAATTTCACATCCCGAATGCCCATGTTAAAGCGTTTTTTGAAAATGGAAACCGCATTGTTTCCGTTGACGCACCGGGCGCTGTAAATGGCAGAATTGCCGGGAAATACAATTTAGGTGATTTGGCGGGCATGGTGCAAAACGGCCTGGGTAAAATTCTGGTGGGTCCAGCTCCGAGAAAAGTTTATCGCGGTCAGCACTTTACGATGGATTTTGACATAGAACAAAACTTGGTAAATTATTTTATGCCTGATTTGAGAATTCCTAAAGGTGCAAGCGTGGACGGTTCTTATGACGGAAATTCGAATAATTTGGTTTTAAATGTTGATGCCTCACAGTTGAAATATCTGATGACCAAAAAAGAAGATATTACCGCGGCAGATCGGGCGCTGGCCAAAGCAAATCCTGAGTATAAAATCACTGAACGGGACAAAATCACCCGCGACAGCGCGATGATTGATGATTTAATGGTGAGAATCAACACTGCAAATCTGGATGAGCAGATTTATGCGAAAATCAGCCGCATTGAATACAATCAGAATATTTTAAAAGACATAACCCTGAGCGGGCGCAATGAAAATAACCGTGTGCTGCACATCGCTACCAACTTCAAACACGGTACACCGGAACAGGAGATCAAACAAGAACTTAAAGAATATGCTATAAATCTTAACCAAACCACGGATGGTGCAGGCAATTACGTTTTCCGTTTTGAACCGACGAGCGTAACGTTTAATAATGTAGCCTGGAATATCGATACTGATCCGGCATTAAATCATTCCATCACCTACAGAAAGAAAACGGGTGATTTTCTCATTCAGAATTTGCGTATTTATTCCGATACAAGTGAACTGTTTTTAGAAAAATCCATATTTAAATCTGCTAAAGATTTTTCCGCTGAAGGGGAAGTCCGCAATCTTGATATTGCAAAAGTTATGGCCCTTGTACAGAACGAAAATACACTCGATTTAAAAGGTGTGGCCAACGGTACGTTCAATATAAAAATGGATAAAAACAATCTGGAGCCGCTAATAAATGTGGACATCGATGATATTTTCATGAACGGAAAAGCGATGGGCAAGATTCAGATTGAAACAAAAAACAGCGCAATACCAAACGTTTTTGATGTTGACGTCAGAGTACAATCCGCAACGGGAAGTCTGATCGGCGCAAATGATCTTCATCTTACGGGAACAATTAACAATAATACCGCATCGCCGACACTGGATTTGGTGGCGAAAATGAATGATTTTGATGTTGCTTTTGCACAGCAGTTTGTAACGGGAATTTTCTCCAATTTGCGCGGAAAAGCTTTTGGTGACCTAAGAATCACTGGAAGTTTGAGCGATGTGGACTACAGCGGCGATATCGCCTTGAAAAAATTTGGTTTGAAGCTGGACTTTACGGGAGTTGATTATTCAATGGAAGATACGGTGGTTTCGCTTTCGAAAGGTTTAGCGATATTAAACGACATCGGCATTCGTGATGGAAGAAATAATTCTAAAGGCTCTATTTCCGGTGCGATCCAGTTTGAAACATTAGCTTCCATGGGCGTCAACTTAGTTTTGCGGGCTGATAATTTAATGCTGTTAAACACGACACAGAAAGATTATGATTTATTCTGGGGCCGCGTTTATGGTACAGGAACGCTTTATGTGGACGGACCGGTTTCCGCTTTAAATATTTCCACACCGGAAATGCGCGCACTTAATAATTCAGTGTTTACATTTAATTCCAATTCCACCTCGAATGTTGAGGAATTCAAAATGCTGCGATTTCTAAAACGCGATGATAACGGCGAAATTACGGTGGAAAAAAAGAAAAAAAGCAGTGCTAATATGAATGTTGATTTCAGTTTGGCAGTGGATAAGGGTACCACGGTAAACGTGCTTGTCGGCGACGACATTGGTGACATCAGCGTTCGTGGAAACTCTGAAAGATTACGTTTTACCATGAGTCGAACCGGTGCTATTTCTATGAACGGAAATTACTTCGTGGACAGCGGAACATTTGTTTCAAAAGCGATTCTAAACCGTACTTTCCACATAACCAAAGGAAGTTCCATCCGCTGGGATGGCGATGCAATGGCGCCGCAGCTGGATATTGATGCTACTTACCTAAGAACCGTTACCAATGCGGGACAATATTTGAACATGGGAAGTTTGCAGCCTATTAACGTGTTGCTTTCTACGAAAATCACCCAAACTCTAAATAATCCGAAAATTGTGCTTGGTGTTTCTGCGCAAGATGTTTCGTCAAATTTAAAGGAAACACTGGCGGAAAAAATGAGCAACGAGGACGAAAAAATTATACAGTTTGGTTCCGTGTTAGTGATGAACAGCTTTACTGTTGGCAATTCTGCTTTTGATATTAATTTAGGAAATACGCTGGAAACTTCCGGTTATAACATGCTTTTCAAGCAATTAGGTTCGGTACTTAATACGATCAGCAATGAATTTCAGGTGGATTTAAATTATTTGAAAGGTGACGCTGGTTCCAATACCGGCGACCGTGCTAATGCAAGTGTAAGTTTTGCGCTTTCTCCGCGCGTTACCGTAAAAACAGGACTGGGAATTCCTATTTCGAAATCAGAAAATACCGGCGCCGATTATCTTTCAGGCGAAGGAATCATTGAGTACGACTGGTCCAAGAAAAATGACGGCTCGCGCCTGCTTCGAGCGTATTCCAAACCGACCAATATTGGTTTGAACGGTACTGCTGCCGCTAATGCCGGTGCTAATCAAAGCTATGGTGTTGGGGTGGTGTACAGCAAAAGCTTTAACACTATCTTCAAAAGAAAGAAAAAGCCTAAAAGTCCACAGTCTGGAAAATCTGATGCCAAAACAGAATCCGTTAAAATCGATACCATTAAATAA
- a CDS encoding chloride channel protein: MERTKIVSQHYFKLIIASVLVALASALLAFTLKHLTEFFEHFLFQKVSNSYSYLFIILPTVGITAIYFLRKYVFRNRRNKGITEIYKTLDQRKDHLPLFKIPSHFINGFLTVIFGGSTGVEVSTVVATATIGNYAYEQEFSARMYKRELICAGVVAGVAILFTSPLAGWLFAIEVIARKMRKSLVISCTAAALISWGFIYFFDSETILHREVSDWKYAAIPFFIILSILGGTLSVYFTLMVTRMKKLFSNISNNFIRVNLGAIAVGTMIYFFPSLYGDSYHGLREVLNEPLAVPSVSLFFLVAVAVLKPLAASLTLGAGGDGGVFAPSIVAGAFLGLMVAFIGNSYFNVDLIPINFALIGAAATLSASLYAPFTSVVLICNLLPGGFQLFLPILVCCFISFIVAKLILPYNVYTYDFYLSSKAP; this comes from the coding sequence TTGGAAAGAACAAAAATCGTTTCCCAACATTATTTCAAATTAATTATTGCTTCCGTGCTGGTGGCTTTAGCCAGTGCTTTGCTGGCTTTTACGCTGAAACATCTCACAGAATTTTTCGAGCATTTTCTATTTCAAAAAGTCAGTAATTCTTATAGTTATCTGTTTATCATTTTACCGACTGTCGGAATTACCGCCATTTACTTTCTTCGGAAGTATGTGTTCCGAAACCGAAGAAATAAAGGGATTACCGAAATTTATAAAACGCTGGATCAGCGGAAAGATCATTTACCGCTTTTCAAAATTCCTTCACATTTTATCAACGGATTTTTGACCGTTATTTTCGGTGGTTCTACCGGAGTTGAAGTTTCAACTGTTGTCGCGACAGCCACGATCGGGAATTACGCCTACGAGCAGGAATTTTCAGCAAGAATGTACAAGCGCGAACTGATTTGCGCCGGCGTGGTTGCAGGCGTCGCTATTTTATTTACGAGTCCGCTGGCTGGTTGGCTTTTTGCGATTGAGGTAATTGCCAGAAAAATGCGCAAATCGCTCGTTATTTCCTGCACTGCGGCCGCTTTGATCAGCTGGGGATTTATCTACTTCTTCGATTCCGAAACCATTCTTCATCGTGAGGTCAGCGACTGGAAGTACGCCGCGATTCCGTTTTTTATTATTTTAAGTATTTTGGGCGGAACGCTTTCGGTGTATTTTACGCTAATGGTGACGCGCATGAAGAAATTATTCAGCAATATTTCAAATAATTTCATCAGAGTGAATCTAGGCGCGATCGCGGTTGGAACAATGATTTATTTTTTTCCGAGCCTGTACGGCGACAGTTATCACGGTTTACGAGAAGTTCTGAATGAACCTTTAGCAGTTCCAAGTGTTTCCCTATTTTTTTTGGTCGCAGTTGCGGTGCTGAAACCTTTGGCAGCTTCGCTCACGTTAGGTGCGGGCGGCGACGGCGGTGTTTTTGCACCAAGTATTGTGGCGGGAGCTTTTCTTGGTTTAATGGTGGCTTTCATCGGGAATTCGTACTTTAATGTGGATTTAATTCCGATCAATTTTGCTTTGATTGGTGCCGCGGCTACTCTTTCAGCTTCATTGTACGCGCCGTTTACCTCCGTAGTTTTAATCTGTAATCTTTTGCCCGGCGGCTTTCAGCTGTTCTTACCGATTTTGGTTTGCTGTTTCATTTCATTCATCGTCGCAAAACTGATTTTGCCGTACAATGTCTACACCTACGACTTTTATCTAAGTTCGAAAGCACCATAA
- a CDS encoding Lrp/AsnC family transcriptional regulator, producing the protein MNYQLDEIDKKILDFLVENTRMPFTEIAKQMDVSAGTIHVRVKKMEDAGIILGSSLNIDYGKLDYHFTAYIGILLTKSNRTQEVLKELTTIPNVTEASVISGKYNIFCKIRAKNTEDAKRIIYQIDDIQDVMRTESMISMEEFISDKNRLIEAVSI; encoded by the coding sequence ATGAACTACCAACTAGACGAAATAGATAAAAAAATTCTGGATTTTTTAGTGGAAAATACCAGAATGCCTTTCACGGAAATTGCCAAACAGATGGACGTTTCTGCAGGTACTATTCACGTACGCGTTAAAAAAATGGAGGATGCCGGCATTATTTTAGGCTCGTCGCTTAACATCGATTACGGAAAATTAGATTACCATTTTACCGCCTATATCGGCATTCTTTTAACAAAATCTAACCGCACTCAGGAGGTTTTAAAAGAACTTACTACCATTCCAAACGTAACCGAAGCCAGCGTGATTTCCGGTAAATACAACATCTTCTGTAAGATCCGCGCGAAAAACACGGAGGATGCGAAAAGAATCATCTATCAGATTGATGACATTCAGGACGTAATGCGCACTGAAAGTATGATTTCTATGGAAGAATTTATTTCTGACAAAAACAGACTCATCGAAGCAGTTTCAATCTAA
- a CDS encoding TrmH family RNA methyltransferase has translation MKNQEIFHYLEKFLTEERLQKINFFAPESSDFVLPVMEDIFQFRNAAAIVRSVEACGFHKIVAMESENVFNPNLRVTKGAETWVEVEKLPHSLDSIKKIKNRGYKIVAVSPEKNATLLPDFSISEPVALVFGTEKEGVTEEILDFSDETLAIPMYGFTRSFNVSVAASICMYELKQKLLKSGIDYKLSEEKMWQMKVRWAVNSLASGEQILAKYLKENP, from the coding sequence ATGAAAAATCAAGAAATCTTCCACTATTTAGAGAAGTTTTTAACCGAAGAGCGGCTGCAGAAAATCAATTTTTTTGCGCCCGAAAGTTCAGATTTTGTGCTGCCCGTGATGGAAGATATTTTTCAGTTCCGCAATGCTGCGGCAATCGTGCGTTCGGTGGAAGCGTGTGGATTTCATAAAATTGTAGCGATGGAAAGCGAAAACGTTTTCAACCCCAATCTTCGTGTTACCAAAGGCGCCGAAACCTGGGTAGAAGTAGAGAAACTGCCTCACAGCTTGGATTCCATCAAAAAAATTAAAAACCGTGGCTACAAAATAGTGGCCGTTTCGCCGGAAAAAAATGCCACTTTATTGCCTGATTTTTCAATTTCGGAACCTGTGGCTTTGGTTTTCGGTACTGAAAAAGAGGGCGTTACCGAAGAAATTTTAGATTTCTCGGATGAAACTTTAGCCATCCCGATGTATGGTTTTACGCGCAGTTTCAACGTTTCTGTGGCGGCATCGATTTGCATGTATGAACTGAAGCAAAAGTTGTTGAAGTCTGGCATTGATTATAAACTTTCGGAGGAAAAAATGTGGCAAATGAAAGTTCGTTGGGCAGTAAATTCTCTCGCCAGCGGCGAACAGATTTTAGCAAAATATCTGAAAGAAAACCCTTAA